A region of the Gemmatimonadota bacterium genome:
CAGCGTTTGCACGATGCGCTGCGCCGCCATCCCGTCGCCGAACGGGTTCTCCCCGGACGTCATCGCCTCGATCTCGCGGTAGTCGTCGAGCAGGAGCGTCGCCGCGTCCACGATCGCCAGCGTGTCGGTCCCCACCACACGACCGAAGCCCGCGTCCACGACCTCGGGACGCTCCGTGTTCTTGCGGAGAATGAGGACCGGCTTTCCCAGCGACGGGCATTCTTCCTGGATCCCCCCCGAATCCGTCATCGCGAACTCCGAGCGGCGCAGCAGCTCCAGCAGGTCCGCGTAGCCTAACGGGTCCAGCAGCTCGACGCGAGGCATCCCCGACAGCTCGTCGAACACCACGTCGCGCACGTGCGGGTTCAGGTGCACGGGAAAGACGAAATGCGTGTCGGTGTGCATGGTGGCCAGCTCGCCCAGCGCTCGGCAGATGTTGGCCAGCGGCTCTCCCAGGTTCTCCCGGCGGTGCACGGTGCACAGGACGAAGCGCCGCTTCTCCCACGGGAGATCATTGAGGCGTGAATCGTCAAACGACGCCTTGCGGGGCATGCGCCGCAACGCGTCGACGATCGTGTTGCCGGTGACGAAGATGCGCTCGTCGGGGACCCCCTCGCGCCGCAGGTTCTCGCGCGCCGTCTCGGTGGGGGCGAAGTGCAGGTCGGCGACCACCGACGCCAACCGGCGGTTGAGTTCCTCGGGGAATGGGTTGCGCAGGTTCCCCGACCGCAGCCCGGCCTCGACGTGCCCGACAGGAATGCCGAGGTAGTGCGCGGCGAGCGCAGCGCACAACACCGTCGTCGTATCGCCCTGCACCAGGACCACGTCGGGGCGCAGTTCGGAGAAGCACGACGACAGCGCGAGCATGGCGCGCGCGGTGAAGTCCGCCAGCGCTTGCTTGGTCGACATCAGCCCGAGGTCCACGTGCGGCTTGATGCCGAAGGCATCGAGCGCCTGCGAGAGCATCTCGCGGTGCTGCGCCGTGGTGACGACGACGGTCTCGACGACCTGGCGGTGCTGCGCGAGTTCGAGGATGACCGGGGCCATCTTGATGGCCTCGGGGCGCGTCCCGACGATCACGCAGACGCGATACTTGCCGCCATGGCCGATGGCCGACAGCTCGCGTGGGGTATGCCGATCGCCCACGCGCCGACTCATCGGCGGGGTACGACGATGCGATTCGCCCGTCGCCATGAATTCGCTCATCCCTGAGGTGCTGAAGTCGGCCGCAGGCGGAGGGCGCCACACGCCGTCCACCGCGACACCAGTCGCCCCCTTACCCGTTGCCGCTATTGAAGTTGCGACCAAGGGCAGGCTCTGCCTTGAACAGACAGTTAAGCGAGGTGGGAGGCAACAAACGGCAGCGGCGCCCCATCGACCATCCGTCGAGCCCCGATCGACGCGCTGCACACGCCCCGGCACCGGGTGCGCGAAGTTACCGCGGCCGGCACCGCGGGGCCACGCCCGAAGTGCCGGCCGCTTGTCAGGCCTGTCGTATGGCGGGGAGGAAACCGCTCGCTACATCGGCGACCAGTGCGCCGCGAACGCCGCCCCCTGCGGATCGGTCGCCATGAAGATCCGCCCGCCCGGAATGTCCATCGGGGGCTGGATGATCGTCCCGCCCAGCTCCGCCACCTTGGCCGCCGCGGCGTCGAGGTCCGGGACACGCACGTAGTACATCCAGGACGGTGGCATCGGCATCGACTCGTGGATGTTGTACATCCCCCCCATCATCTCGTCGTTCCGCGCGAAGACCCGGTACGTGCCGAGGGGGCCCATGTCCATGTCGTTGCTCAGCGTCCACCCGAAGAGCTTTCCATAGAAGTCGAGCGCAGCATCGATGTCAGTCGTCGCCAGTTCGACCCATGAAAATTCGCCCAGCTCGGCCGGTCCCTCATGGCCCGGCGCCTCGGCCTCTGCCTGAAAGACCGAGAAGGTCGCCCCAGACGGATCCTGCAGAATCGCAAACCGGCCGACCGTCGGAATGGGACTCGGCGGCATCAGCACCTTTCCGCCGATCGTCGGCGCCAGGGCGACGGTGGCCTCGATGTCCGGGGTCCCGATGTGCCCCATCCAGTGCGGCGGGATCCCCTCCGGTGTCTTGGGCCCGATCCCGCCGATCGGCTTCCCGTTCGCCGTCCACATCGTGTAGACCGACTCCGGTGGCCCCCATCCCTCGGTCCCCCAGCCAGCGACCGCCTGATAGAAGGCCTGGGCGCCCGCGGCGTCGGAGGTCATGAGATCGTACCAGACAAAGCGGCCGCGATACGACGGGTTGGTCGACATGAAACACCTCTCGTGAGACAGGAGAAAGTCGTGGCCCTGCGACCGCAGGGAGGAGACGGCGGACGGGTGGGACAGGCGGAGGAACGAGCAGACGTGCGCGACCTGCGTCGTTCCGCGGGGCGACGAAACTGCCGTTCACCCACGGCGTTGTCGATGTCGGAGGGACGAATCGAGGGTTACGCGACGCCTGCCATGCTCCATTAGGCGCCGGCCGCCACCACCATTTTGTGCGTGGTGGTGCCTGCCTCGCCAACCAACCCCGCCCCCGGTAGCTTGCGCTGCAGGGTGATGGAGGGCGCGCTCGCGCCCCCTCCACGCCGGTCTCCTTCCTGCGTTCGCAGGAACTGGCTGTCTCCCGTCTCCCGTCCTGATCTTGTCTCCTGCGCGCGTCCCGGCCGACCTCACTCGCGGCTACATCATCCCCATCGGTGGGCGGATCGGCGATTCCGACATCCTCACGCATTTCGTTCACCTCTGCGGTGGGCGTCAGGCGCGAATCGCGATCCTCCCCACGGCGTCGTCCGAGTCGTCCACCGGACGCGACTACGAGAAGCTCTTCCTCAAGCTCGGCGCCCGCGACGCCAAGGCCGTCGCCATCGAACGGCGGAGCGATGCCGACGACGAGGATTTCCTCGAGGTGCTCGAGCGCGCCGACGGCGTCTTTCTCACCGGCGGCAACCAGCTCAAGCTCTCGACCACCCTGGGCGGTACTCCGGTCGCCAAGCTGCTCCGGCGGCGCAACGCCTCCGGACAGCACGTCGCGGGGACGTCGGCTGGCGCCGCCTTTCTCTCCGAGCACATGATCGCCTTCGGCGAGGAAGGACCGACCCCGAAGGTCGGGATGGCGACGCTGGCCCCCGGGCTCGGCCTCACCAATCGCGTCGTGATCGACCAGCACTTCCGGCAGCGCGACCGCCTCGGGCGCCTCCTGATGGCGCTCGCGCTCAACCCGTTCGCCGTCGGCCTCGGCCTCGACGAAGACACCGCGGCGTTCATCGGTCCCGACGAGGTGATCGAGATCCGCGGCTCCGGCGGGATCACCTGCATCGACCCCTCGCGCGTGGAATACTCGAGCGCCGACCACACCGACCGCGGGCAGCCGATATCGCTCGTGGGTGTGCAGCTCCACATCCTCACGCACGGCGCCACGTACAACCTCCACACGCGCAAGGCGAGCGTCGAAAGCCTGCAGCCGTCGGAGTAGCCGTCGTCGTCGACCTGATCCGGCGCGCGTCGCCCTAACGAGAAGGGAAGCGGGGGAACGAGAGCAGAGGTTGCGACGCTCGCCCTCCCCGCCTCCCGTCTCCTGTCTCCCGTCTCCCGTCCCATGCGCATCTCAGACCGCCGCACCTTCGTCGGCCCCAGCATCTACGCCCACTTCCCGGTCATTCGCCTCGAAGTCGACCTGGGCGACGTCGAGCACTGGCCGACCATGCGACTCGGCCAGGGCTTCATCGACGCCCTCGTCGAGCGCCTCCCGGGGCTGCACGAGCATGGGTGCAGCTACGGCGAAGCGGGGGGGTTCATCCGGCGCATGTCCGAGGATGAGGGGACGTGGCTCGGTCACGTGCTCGAGCACGTCGCCATCGAGCTGCAGAACATCGCCGGCGAGGACGTCACCTTCGGGAAGACGCGCTCCATCGACGACCGCCCCGGCGTCTATGACGTCGTCTTCGAATACGAGCAGGCTGAGGTGGGGAACGAGGCCGCCGACCTGGCGCTGGCACTGCTGCACTCGTTGCTCCCGACGGAGTTGCGCCCGCGGGACTTCGACGCAGCGTGGAACTGGGAGACGGCGCGCGACGAGTACATCCGCTACGCGCAGCGCCGCGCGTTAGGCCCCTCCACCGCGTCCATCGTGCATGAGGCCGCACGCCGCGGCATCCCGTGGATCCGCCTCAACGACTTCTCCCTCATCCAGCTCGGCTACGGGAAGTACCAGAAGCGCATCCAGGCCACCGTCACGTCGCAGACGTCGCACATTGCCGTCGAGCTGGCCTCGGACAAGGAGGAGACCAACCGCATCCTCTCCTCGTTAGGATTGCCGGTGCCGCAGCAGCGCCTGGTGCAGAGTGAGGACGGCGCCGTGCAGGCCGCACGCCGCATCGGCTATCCGGTGGTGGTCAAGCCCTACAACGCCAACCACGGGCGCGGCGTCTCGATCTTCCTGCAGGACGAGGAGTCGGTGCGCACCGCCTTCCAGAAGGCCAAGGAACACTCGCGCTCCGTCCTGGTCGAGTCGTTCATCACCGGCGCCGACCATCGCATGCTGGTGATCAACGGCGAGCTCGTGGCCGCCTCGAAGCGCATGCCCGGACACGTGGTGGGCGACGGCGTGCAGAACATCGAGCAGCTGGTGGCCGAGGTGAATGCCGACCCGCGGCGCGGCATCGGGCACGAAAAGGTGCTCACGCGCATCGAGATCGACCACGAGGCCACGCGCCTGCTCGACACCAAGTCGTACTCCCGCTTCTCGGTCCCGCCAGCCGGCGAGGTGGTGATGTTGCGCCTGACGGCCAACCTCTCCACCGGCGGCACCGCCGCTGACGTCACCGACCAGGTGCACCCCGACAACGTCGAGATGGCAGTGCGGGCGATCAAGGCGATCGGGCTCGACGTCGGCGGCGTCGACTTCCTCACCCCCGACATCACCAAGTCGTACAAGGACATTGGCGGCGCCATCTGCGAGGTCAATGCCGCCCCGGGCTATCGCATGCACATGGCCCCCAGCGAAGGCAAGCCGCGCGACGTGGCCGGCAAGACGGTCGACATGCTCTTCCCCGCCGGCTCGCCCTCGCTCATCCCCATCGCCGCCGTCACCGGGACCAACGGCAAGACGACGACGGCGCGCATGCTCGCCCACATCCACAAACTCGCCGGGCGTTGCGTCGGCCTCACCAGCACCGACGGCGTCTACGTTGACGGGCAGCGCACCGTCGCCGGCGACATGACCGGCCCCGTGGCGACACGCATGGTACTCAGCGACCCCTCGGTCGACGTCGCCGTGCTCGAGGTTGCACGTGGCGGCCTGCTGCGCGCCGGCATGGGGGTGCGCCATGTCGACGTCGGCGCCGTGCTCAACGTGCAGAGCGATCACCTCGGGCTGCGCGGCATCCAGACGCTCGACGAACTCGCCGAGGTCAAGCGCATCATCGCCGAGGTCGCGCGCGACACCGCAGTGCTCAACGCCGACGACCCGCGCGTGTTGCGCATGGCCGCCTACACCGAGGCCAAGTCGGTCTGCTATGTGACGATGAACCCGCAGCACGAACTCGTACGCGAGCACATCCGCGCCGGTGGACGCGCCATCGCGCTCGAGGCGGGGATCAACGGGCAGATGATCACGCTCTACGACCGGGGCGCGCACATCCCGCTGCTCTGGACGCACCTCATCCCCGCCACGATGGAAGGGAAGGCGACGTTCAACGTGCAGAACGCGATGTTCGCCGCGGCGATGGCCTTCTCGATGGGGGTGCGCCTCGAGGACATCCGCAACGGGCTGCGCACCTTCCACACGACCTTCTATCAGGCCCCCGGCCGGCTCAACGTCTTCGATGAGCACCCGTTCAAGGTGATCATGGACTACGGCCACAATGCCGCGGCCGTCGATTCGGTGTGCCAACTCGTCAGGCGGCTCGACGTGAAGGGACGCCGCATCTGCGTGGTGGCCGGCCCCGGCGATCGCCGCACGGAGGACATCGTCGAGATCGGCCAGGTGGCGGCCAAGGGCAACTTCGATCACTACATCTGCCGGCGCGACGACGACCTGCGCGGGCGCGATGGCGACGAGGTGCCGCGCCTGATCCGCGACACCCTCCTGGCCGAGGGGATCGCCGAGGATAAGGTCTCACTCATCGCCGATGAACAGGAGGCGATCGAAGCCGCGCTGCAGATGGCCCGCCCGGGCGACCTGGTCCTGCTCTTCGCCGACGCGCTCGCCCGCAGCTGGAAGCAGGTCGTGCACTTCCGCTCGGCGGCCAGCGAATCCGTCGAGGCCGTGCTGCGCTCGACCGGCGAGTTCCTCGCCGCCCAGGCGGCGCTCAGCGCCCCACGCACCGACGAGGACGGCTCCACGCCGCTCCCCGCACTTGGCGATGACGTGGTGCTCGTGCGCGACGAGCGCGGCGTGCACATCGCGCGCGAGCAGGACGATTGATCCCTCTGGCATTCCGCAGGTAGTCTCCTGACCGACCGCATCGTCGATTCCCGGCGCCTCATGGGCCCCAACTTCTTCTCCTCGCGGGAAGGAGCGGTGCTCGACGTGCGGTGTGGTGACGAGGAGTGCGCCCCGCTGCTGCTGGCGTGGCGCACCGAGGCCCTCGAACTCGCCACGCGCCTGGGGTGGCACGACGCCGAGGCGATCGTGCGCCCGCATCCGGGCGGGGCGCAGTGTTTCCTCTCCGCCCCCGTCGACGCGCTGCTCACCGCGACCGAGGTCAACGAACGGGCGTGGCAGGCGGCCGAGTGCGTGGTCGCGGGCGGTGTCGCCCCCGATCGGCGTGACGCCGTGGCGCGGCTCATGGTGCACCGGCAGCACGAGGCGCGACCGGCGCTGGTCGCCCTGCAGCACGAGGCACACGCGCGCGGCGTGACCTTCACCTACGACGATGAGTGCGCGTCCATCGGGGCCGGGGCGGGGAGCGCGCGCTACGCCCTCACCGCCCTGCCGTTGCCAGGGCGCGTCGATTGGCGCGCGGTCCACGACATCCCCGTCGCCCTCGTCACCGGCTCCAACGGCAAGACGACGACCACGCGTCTCATTGCCGCGATGCTCGCCGACGCCGGCCACGTCACCGGCCTCACCTCCACCGACGGCGTCTGGTGTGCGGGGGAGATGCTGGACCACGGCGACTACTCCGGCCCCGTGGGGGCCCGCCTGGTCCTGCGCGACCGGCGCGTCACCGCGGCGGTGCTGGAAACGGCGCGCGGCGGCATGCTCCGCCGCGGGCTCGCCACCGACAGGTGCAACGTGGCGGTCGTGACGCAGGTGAGCGCCGACCACATGGGAGAATACGGCATCCACGACTTGCGTACGCTCGCCGAAGCCAAGCTCATCGTCGCGCGCGCGCTTGTCCCGGGCGGTCGCCTCGTCCTCAACGCCGACGACGCCATGCTCGTCGCCCTCGCCCCCGCCGTGCAGGCGCCGATCAGCTGGTTCTCGCTCGACGCCTCGAGCCGAGTGGTGGCGGCGCACCGCGCCGCCGGCGGCGAGGGGTGCCTCGTGCGCGACGGCGCCCTCTGGGCGGTTGGTCCTGCCGGTGAGCAGTCGCTCGGCGACATCGCCGCCATGCCGATCACCCTGGGAGGGGCCGCCAGGTACAACATCGCCAACGCCCTTGCGGCCAGCGCGGCCGCCCTGGCGCTGGGGGTGGCACCATCGTCAGTGCGCGACACGTTGCAGCGCTTCGGCGCGCGCCCCGAGGACAATCCGGGGCGACTCTCGCTCCTGCGCTATCGTGGCGCCCGCCTCGTGGTCGACTTCGTGCACAATCCCGATGGATGGTACGCCCTCTGGCACGCGCTCAGGCACGTCCCCGCCACGCGACGCGTGGTGGTGGTGGGGCAGGCGGGGGATCGCGACGACGGTGCGCTGGACGAGATGGCGAACGCCGTGTGGAGCGAGCGTCCCGATCTCGTGATCCTCAAGGAGCTCCCCAAGTACCGCCGCGGGCGCCCCGCCTTCGAAACGCGCGAGCGGCTGGCGCGCGCGCTGGTGGCCGCCGGAGCCCGCGTGGACGCGCTGCGCCGCACCGACACCGAAGGCGAGGCGTTGCAGCTGGCGTTGGCCGTCGCGCGCGAGGGCGACCTCCTCGTGCTCGCGGTGCACGACGACTATCGCGGGGCGATGCAGTGGCTGCAACAGGCGGGCGCCGAGGTGGTCAGCTCGCTCGAATAGCGCGCGCGGCGTGTGGCTCGACCGTCCTATCGCGCGCCGGGCTTTTTCTTCGCCTTCTCTGCCGCGGCCTTCTCTGCCGCGGCCTTGTCGGCGGCGGCCTTTTCCGCGGCCTGCTCAGCCGCCGCCTTGGCCGCCGCGGCCCGTCGGCGCGCGGTGTCGTACAGCCACCACTCCAGGTGGCTCCCGACGATCGGCAGGGGGAGTTCGCCTAACGACAACACCTCGCCGTGCCAATCGCGCGCGGAAAAGTTCGTCCCCTGCTCCCCCTGCATCCAGGCGCGCATCGCCGCCATCTCGCGGGCCCCAAGCGCCCCCGCCCCGGCGCGCCCGGGGCGGTTGATCACGCGCTCCACCACCAGCGAATCCAGTGTCGCGTCCGGGGCGAGCAGGTAGCGCCCCAGGACGGCCCGCGCCTGTGAAGTGGACCAGCCGAGGTAGTGGATCCCGGTGTCGATCACCAGATAGGCCGTCGCCGCCCCCTCGTCGAGCAGGCGGCCGTAGGCGTCGAGCGGCCGCGCGTACATCCCCATCTCGCCGGCGAGTGACGCGGCGTACTGCGCCCAGCCCTCGGCGTAGCCTGGCGTCTCCAATTGGCGCCGGAACCCCGGAATGGACGGGTTGCCGCGCGTCATCGCCGCCTCGAGGTGGCGCCCCGGGATGAGCCACCGATACGCGGCGGACGCGAGCACGGACTGCACCGCGGGCGCACGCCAGCGCTCCGTCAGGAGCAACTGCCCCACCGGATCGATGGCGTTGGCGGCGTGGTAGACCCCGTCCGGCCACAGCAACGCTTCGGCCGGCGTGGCCGCACGCACCACGGCATCGGACGCCGGCATCACGGCGAACTGCGCCGCAAGCACGGGCTCCAGTCGCTCGAGGTGCTGTTCCAGGCTGTCGATGACCGCCGCAAGGGAGGGCGCCACGGGCGTGGCCCGCCGCAACGAATCGTGAAAGGCCGTTGCGCTCGGATTCCAGCGCTGACCGCGCCGCAGCACGGTCATGGTGGAGTCGATGCGGCGCAGCTCGCCCAGCCCGACGCGATGCGCCTCTTCGGGCGGCACATCGAGCGAGGAGTACCGACGCAGCAGGTGGCGATACAACTCCTTGCCGCCGGGATACTGCCAGAGCCCCGGGCGTGCGGCAGCGACGGGGCGGTAGGTCCCCTCGAGGTACGCCACGAAGGAGTCGAGCGCCGGTTGAATGCGCAGCGTGACGAGCGCCGAGATCTCCGTCGTGACAATGCGACGCTGCACCGAATCGAAGGCCGTCATGCGCTCGGGCGCGAGGCGCCACGGCCCCTCGACGCCGAGCGCGCGCAGCGAACGAAAGAAGCCGATCGCCGACTCGACCATCTCGCGTGGCGCGACATAACCACGCGCGCGCCGCTCCTCGAGCCCCGTCGTGATGCGCTCGAGGACGAACGGGAAGGCCTCGACGAAGTACAAGTAGCGCTCCGCATCTCCCTGGGCGGTGAGCGGGTGGAGTCGGTAGACCTCGGTGAGGTTGCGTACCGGTGACGTCGCCGGCGAGAGGAGCGAGAAGTCCGACTGGTAGAACGCGACAGCTTCGGCCTGCGCATCCATCTCCCATCGCAATGCCAGCGACGTGAGGTACTCTTCCTGCGAGAGCGCGGAGACGTCGAGTGCGTCCAGCGTGAGGCTCACGTTCTGCGCGAGGCGCAGGTCCGCCTTCCGGCTCTCCTGGGAGAAGTCCGGGAGGAGATTCACCCGCACTCCATTCGCCAGTGCCAGTTCGTAGCGTCGCGTGAGGGCGGTGCGCCAGTAGTCGGTGAGCGCCTCCTCCAATACGCCGCGCGCGAGGGCAGAGTCGGCTGGCGTGGGGACGGCGGGACGGGGCGTGAGGACCGCACACGCCGGCAGCGTCGCCGCGAGCGCTCCGGCGGTCAGGAGCCCGAGCCAGGACGTACCACGCCGGGCCGTGCGATGCGGCGACACGAGGGGGAGATCGAGCACTCGATGTGCGCGGGAGAAGAGACGGAGGTGTGCCCGGTCACGGCCATGGGCGGCGGCACGGTGGAACTTGTACCCGCACGCCGACGATAAGGATGCAGACTCGAGATCACGAGGCAAAGGCCATGGACGTCGCCCGGTGGGGACGGTGGGTGCGGACACGTCAGGGGTTCGGGCGGTTCGGCGGCGTGCGACTCGCCGCCGTGCTCTCCGCCGCCCTGTGTCTCGTCTCCGTCGCGGCATGCGACGTGGAGGGCGGGACGGTGTGCTGCGTGCCGCCGCCTAACACGAACCAGTTGGCGGTGACGACCGTGGCGGGCGGCTTCGACACGATCTGGGAGGTGGCGTGGGGCCCGGACGGCGCGCTCTGGGTCACCGAGCGCCCTGGCATCGTCTCGCGTGTGAACCCCACGACCGGCGCCGTGACGCGTGCGGGGACGGTGGCGGTCAATGAGATCGGCGAGGGGGGGCTGATGGGGCTCGCCTTCCACCCCGACTTCGCCACGCAGCCGTACGTCTACCTGGCGCACACCTACCAGGGCGCCGGCGGCGTGCGGAACCGCGTCGTGCGCCTACGCTGGAACGGGTCGGCGTTAGGCGCCGCGGAGACGCTGCTCGACGACCTGCCGGGGAGTTCGGTGCACAACGGCGCGCGCCTCGCCGTAGGCCCCGACCGGCTGCTCTACGTCACCATGGGCGACGCCGCCAACACCGCCCTGCCGCAGAATCGCACCGCGCTGGGCGGCAAGATCCTCCGGATGACGCTCGACGGCGCGCCGGCCCCCGGCAATGCCCTGGGCGGGTACGTCCACTCGATGGGGCATCGCAACCCGCAGGGCCTCGCCTTTGCACCTGGCGGCACCCTCTACGCCACCGAGCACGGGCCGAGCGACAACGACGAGGTCAACCGCATCGAGGGCGGACGCAATTACGGCTGGCCCGACGTCCGCGGCATGTGCGACGGCGACGCCGGCCCTAACGAGCGTGCGTTCTGCACCGCGAACAACGTCGCCGAGCCGCTGGCCACCTGGACGCCGACCATTGCCCCTGCCGGCATGGTGTACTACGACGCGACCCTCATCCCCGCCTGGCGCGGCAGCCTCCTCTTCACCACCCTCAAGGGCGCCGCACTCCGGCGCCTCGTGCTCTCGGGTGATGGCCGGAGCGTGACGAGCCAGGAGACGCTGTTCGAGGGGACCTTCGGGCGCCTGCGCGCCATCGCGGTCGGCGCCGATGGCAGCGTGTACCTCGGGACGAGCAATCGCGACGGGCGCGGGACGCCTGGGGCACAGGACGATCGGATCCTGCGCGTGCGACCGCTGTAACCCACCGGCCGGCGGCGACGCTGGTCGCCCCCCCTCGTGCGGCGGGGTAGCTTTGCGCCATGTCCGGCGACTTCTTCCGCTCGCTCCTCGCGTCGCTCACCCCGCTCGAGGGGACCGCCGTCGTCTTCGGCCTCGTGAGCGTCTGGCTCAGCACGCGCGAGAACATCTGGAGCTGGCCCACGGCGATCATCAACGTCGGGCTGTACTCGATCCTCTTCATCCGCGAAAAACTCTACGCCGACGCCGGGCTGCAGGTCATCTACCTCGTCCTCTCCCTGTACGGCTGGTACGAATGGAAGTTCGGCGGCGAGAACCGGTCCGAACTGCACGTCTCGCGCGTGACACCACGTCTGGCCGCGATCCTTGCGACCCTCGGCATCGCCGGTTCCGTCGCCCTCGGCACCTTCCTGCATCGCACGACCGATGCCTCGCTCCCCTACCTCGACGCCACGCTGTCGGTCTTCTCGCTCATCGCGCAGTGGATGATGACGCGCAAGATCGTCGAGAACTGGGCGCTGTGGATCGTGCTCGACGTGGTCTACGTGTGGATGTTCATCGCCCTCAAGCACCTCAACTTCACCGCCTTCCAGTACAGCGTCTTCCTCCTGCTCGCGGTGCTGGGGTTGCGCGACTGGAAGCGCTCGTACGACGCGCGGCGCGCCAGCGCCGCGCCCTGAACGTGGCGCCCTTCCCGCTGCGCGTGGTCGTCACCGGGAGCGAGAGCACGGGCAAGACGACGCTCGCGGCACAGCTCGCGCGCGCGTTAGGCACGCGGTGGGTCCCCGAGTTCTCGCGCCACTACGCCGAACAGGTACGCCGCCCGCTCACCGCGGCCGATGTCGCTCCGATTGCCCACGGACAGGTGGCGGCAGAGGAACAGGCATTGGCCGAGTGGCGCACGACCTGGGGCCCGGGGGCCGAGTGGCCCCCGGTGGTCCTCGACACCGACCTCGTCAGCACGACGGTGTACGCCGAGCACTACTATGGCGAGTGCCCGGCGTGGATCATGACGGCCGCGCGCGAACGTCTGGCGACGCTGTACCTGCTCTGCGAACCCGACATTCCGTGGACCGCCGATGGCGTGCGCGACCAACCGAGTGCGCGCCATCGACTGCATGGCGCCTTTCGCGACCGGCTCCTGTCGTTGGGCGCCACGGTGGCGTCCGTGCACGGTGTCGGCGATGCGCGCGTGGCGTGCGCCATGGATGCGCTCGCCTCGCTGCGCGCCTAACACATCGCGGCGGCGGCCATCGCTCGTCAGGCACGACGTACCGTTGAGCTCGCGCGACACCTGACGCGGCAGCGACTCGCCCTTCCCGGCATGTACTGCCTAGCGAGAAGCGGTTGTCTCCCGATTGGTACGGTCCTGATATAAACAACTAGAGCAGGATCGATGGGCAGCGTGCGAAGCTGGGTCGCGCGCCGTGCGGGAAGCGCACCCGGCCGTGACATTCGTCGCCCCGCGGTGAATGGGTGCGTGACGCATGGACTTTGCGTGACTCGCCAGCGTATCGCCCCTCTGCAGCATCTCCGTCGCGGGTCCCCTCCCTCGTAAGGCAATGACACAAGGGTCCTCCCTGACAGCGCGGTCCGAGCGCCTGTGGCTGCTGGGGGTTCTCCTGCTCGTGGTGGCGCTGCGTTTCATCGCCGCCGGCTCGGATCCCATGCCTGAGCTCGATGCAGGGTTCATCTCCGACTCGGGGACCTGGTGGAAGAACCCCAAGCAGCACCTGCTCTGGGGACAGTGGTTCATGGATGACGGGAACTTCGGTATCCTGACCGCGCCGGCGCATGCGCTCGCGCAGCGTGCCGTCTTCGGGCTCTTCGGACTCGGCTACGCGCAGGGGTTCCTGCTGAGCGGCGTGAGCGGCGTCGTGTCGACCGTGTTGGTGTTCGGCCTGGTGCGTCGCGAGCACGACGCTGTTCCGGCACTGCTCGCCGCGGCCTTTGCCGGCATCGACGTCCTGATGCTCGCCTACGACCGCGCCGCGTATCCCGAGCCTTTCCAGCTCATGCTGATGCTCGCGGCGGTCGGCGCCGTGCTCGCGAGTCGCGGGCGAGCGTGGCTCGCGGCGCTTGGCGGAGTCGCCGTCGTCGCCGTGCTCTTGGCCAAGCCCCCCGGGCTCGTCCTTGCCCCGATCGCCGCCACGGCATGGCTCGCCCTCTGGATTGCCGATCGGGTGCGAGAGCCGTCCGCGGCCGCCCGCCGGCAGTTCCAATGGCGCGGCTTCGCCCTCTACACAGCGACAGCAGCGGTCCTGGTGGCGTT
Encoded here:
- a CDS encoding nicotinamide mononucleotide transporter; its protein translation is MSGDFFRSLLASLTPLEGTAVVFGLVSVWLSTRENIWSWPTAIINVGLYSILFIREKLYADAGLQVIYLVLSLYGWYEWKFGGENRSELHVSRVTPRLAAILATLGIAGSVALGTFLHRTTDASLPYLDATLSVFSLIAQWMMTRKIVENWALWIVLDVVYVWMFIALKHLNFTAFQYSVFLLLAVLGLRDWKRSYDARRASAAP
- a CDS encoding Mur ligase; the encoded protein is MGPNFFSSREGAVLDVRCGDEECAPLLLAWRTEALELATRLGWHDAEAIVRPHPGGAQCFLSAPVDALLTATEVNERAWQAAECVVAGGVAPDRRDAVARLMVHRQHEARPALVALQHEAHARGVTFTYDDECASIGAGAGSARYALTALPLPGRVDWRAVHDIPVALVTGSNGKTTTTRLIAAMLADAGHVTGLTSTDGVWCAGEMLDHGDYSGPVGARLVLRDRRVTAAVLETARGGMLRRGLATDRCNVAVVTQVSADHMGEYGIHDLRTLAEAKLIVARALVPGGRLVLNADDAMLVALAPAVQAPISWFSLDASSRVVAAHRAAGGEGCLVRDGALWAVGPAGEQSLGDIAAMPITLGGAARYNIANALAASAAALALGVAPSSVRDTLQRFGARPEDNPGRLSLLRYRGARLVVDFVHNPDGWYALWHALRHVPATRRVVVVGQAGDRDDGALDEMANAVWSERPDLVILKELPKYRRGRPAFETRERLARALVAAGARVDALRRTDTEGEALQLALAVAREGDLLVLAVHDDYRGAMQWLQQAGAEVVSSLE
- a CDS encoding ATP-binding protein, with protein sequence MAPFPLRVVVTGSESTGKTTLAAQLARALGTRWVPEFSRHYAEQVRRPLTAADVAPIAHGQVAAEEQALAEWRTTWGPGAEWPPVVLDTDLVSTTVYAEHYYGECPAWIMTAARERLATLYLLCEPDIPWTADGVRDQPSARHRLHGAFRDRLLSLGATVASVHGVGDARVACAMDALASLRA
- a CDS encoding PQQ-dependent sugar dehydrogenase; translation: MQTRDHEAKAMDVARWGRWVRTRQGFGRFGGVRLAAVLSAALCLVSVAACDVEGGTVCCVPPPNTNQLAVTTVAGGFDTIWEVAWGPDGALWVTERPGIVSRVNPTTGAVTRAGTVAVNEIGEGGLMGLAFHPDFATQPYVYLAHTYQGAGGVRNRVVRLRWNGSALGAAETLLDDLPGSSVHNGARLAVGPDRLLYVTMGDAANTALPQNRTALGGKILRMTLDGAPAPGNALGGYVHSMGHRNPQGLAFAPGGTLYATEHGPSDNDEVNRIEGGRNYGWPDVRGMCDGDAGPNERAFCTANNVAEPLATWTPTIAPAGMVYYDATLIPAWRGSLLFTTLKGAALRRLVLSGDGRSVTSQETLFEGTFGRLRAIAVGADGSVYLGTSNRDGRGTPGAQDDRILRVRPL
- a CDS encoding DUF885 domain-containing protein, producing MSPHRTARRGTSWLGLLTAGALAATLPACAVLTPRPAVPTPADSALARGVLEEALTDYWRTALTRRYELALANGVRVNLLPDFSQESRKADLRLAQNVSLTLDALDVSALSQEEYLTSLALRWEMDAQAEAVAFYQSDFSLLSPATSPVRNLTEVYRLHPLTAQGDAERYLYFVEAFPFVLERITTGLEERRARGYVAPREMVESAIGFFRSLRALGVEGPWRLAPERMTAFDSVQRRIVTTEISALVTLRIQPALDSFVAYLEGTYRPVAAARPGLWQYPGGKELYRHLLRRYSSLDVPPEEAHRVGLGELRRIDSTMTVLRRGQRWNPSATAFHDSLRRATPVAPSLAAVIDSLEQHLERLEPVLAAQFAVMPASDAVVRAATPAEALLWPDGVYHAANAIDPVGQLLLTERWRAPAVQSVLASAAYRWLIPGRHLEAAMTRGNPSIPGFRRQLETPGYAEGWAQYAASLAGEMGMYARPLDAYGRLLDEGAATAYLVIDTGIHYLGWSTSQARAVLGRYLLAPDATLDSLVVERVINRPGRAGAGALGAREMAAMRAWMQGEQGTNFSARDWHGEVLSLGELPLPIVGSHLEWWLYDTARRRAAAAKAAAEQAAEKAAADKAAAEKAAAEKAKKKPGAR